The Oncorhynchus tshawytscha isolate Ot180627B linkage group LG30, Otsh_v2.0, whole genome shotgun sequence genome includes a region encoding these proteins:
- the LOC112229049 gene encoding mitogen-activated protein kinase kinase kinase kinase 2 isoform X4 yields the protein MEAIGVSYSNPLEDYELIHRIGSGTYGDVFKARDIKTSVVSAIKVVKLDPGDDISSIQQEITMIRECTHKNIVAYFGSYFRNNKLWICMEYCGGGSLQDIYHATGPLNERQIAYVCRETLQGLRHLHETGKMHRDIKGANVLLTERGDVKLADFGVAAEINASVAKRKSFIGTPYWMAPEVAAVEKKGGYNQLCDIWAVGITAIELAELQPPMFDLHPMRALMVMSKGSFQPPKLKDKSKWSVDFHSFVKVSLTKNPRKRPTAEKLLQHPFVSQRLTRTLAIELLDMASNPVLQTSHTMDECDLETCSAFPDKIQSLGKPLSVQRTQSEEQFDLLKFGPPMRKETDPSPDLGSYDEWSISGDEKNSSCRSLLECVEEALLERRLTIKRAPSAEHSPEEDDDDDDMDKCGTVKRSGVLSPAQRHTIPPSTDTTCPIECTGNCDSTPPTVTPPFTDPTLADLSLFNSTIFADTTNCSSPSEEKAQIHHPETLYCAEGSGQRPEKTAAKAQQPPLSPEWSTLRRKTEDSRGVCHGLPPTPKVHMGACFSKVFNGCPLNIHCAVTWVLPKTKDQHLILGTEEGIYTLNLNELHEDTMEKLLPQRCSWLYVMNNVLMSISGKSSQLCSQRLTTLFDHRRHLPKRQGHLSINTHRLTERINSRRFSVSGKIPDTKGCRRCSVVRNPYTDSTFLCAVVPTGLVLLLWYEPLQKFMQLKHIAVSLPESLPIFELLVLEKEELPQVVNL from the exons GCCCGAGACATCAAGACGTCTGTGGTATCTGCAATCAAAGTTGTAAAACTAGATCCTG GTGACGATATCTCATCTATCCAACAGGAGATTACCATGATTAGAGAATGCACTCACAAGAACATTGTGGCCTATTTCGGCAGCTACTTCAG AAATAACAAGCTGTGGATCTGCATGGAGTACTGCGGCGGAGGTTCCCTGCAGGACATTTATCATG CTACTGGCCCCCTGAACGAGAGGCAGATTGCATATGTGTGCAGGGAAACACTCCAG GGACTGCGTCACTTACATGAGACTGGAAAAATGCACAGAGACATAAAA GGAGCCAACGTTCTTCTAACAGAGCGAGGAGATGTCAAACTGG CGGATTTTGGCGTTGCAGCTGAGATCAATGCCTCTGTTGCCAAGAGGAAGTCCTTCATAGGCACACCTTACTG GATGGCACCCGAGGTGGCAGCAGTGGAGAAGAAAGGCGGGTACAACCAGCTGTGTGACATCTGGGCAGTGGGCATCACCGCTATCGAGCTGGCAGAGCTTCAGCCTCCAATGTTTGACCTGCACCCAATGAG GGCCTTGATGGTGATGTCAAAGGGCAGCTTCCAGCCTCCCAAACTGAAGGACAAGTCCAAATG GTCCGTTGACTTCCACAGCTTTGTGAAAGTATCCCTCACCAAGAACCCTCGCAAAAGGCCCACTGCAGAGAAGTTGTTACAG CACCCCTTTGTGAGTCAGCGGCTGACCAGGACCCTGGCCATTGAACTGCTGGACATGGCCAGCAACCCTGTTCTGCAAACCTCACACACTATGGATGAGTGTGATCTTGAG ACATGCAGTGCATTCCCTGATAAGATCCAGTCTCTAGGGAAACCCCTGTCAGTCCAGAGGACTCAGTCTGAGGAGCAGT ttGATCTGCTAAAATTTGGCCCTCCCATGAGGAAGGAGACTGACCCCTCTCCTGACCTG GGATCATATGACGAATGGAGCATTTCAGGAGATGAAAAGAACTCCTC GTGCAGGAGTCTACTGGAGTGTGTCGAGGAAGCATTGCTTGAAAG GAGGTTAACCATCAAGAGAGCGCCCTCTGCTGAG CACTCTCCtgaagaagatgatgatgatgatgatatggaTAAATGTGGCACAGTGAAGAGGAGTGGGGTCCTCAGTCCTGCCCAAAGGCATACCATCCCCCCGTCCACTGACACTACTTGCCCCATAGAATGCACTGGCAATTGTGACTCcacccctcccactgtcacacctCCATTCACAGACCCCACCCTGgctgacctctctctcttcaactctACCATCTTTGCTGACACCACCaactgctcctctccctctgaaG aaaaggctcaAATCCATCATCCTGAGACACTATACTGCGCTGAAGGGTCTGGACAGAGGCCGGAAAAGACGGCCGCCAAGGCCCAGCAGCCCCCGCTGTCTCCAGAATGGAGCACACTCAGGAGGAAAACTGAGGACTCG AGAGGTGTTTGCCATGGACTTCCACCCACACCCAAAGTCCAT ATGGGGGCCTGTTTTTCCAAGGTGTTTAATGGCTGTCCATTAAATATCCACTGTGCTGTCACATGGGTCCTGCCAAAGACTAAAG ATCAACACCTCATCCTGGGGACAGAGGAGGGCATCTATACCCTGAACCTCAACGAGCTCCATGAGGACACAATGGAGAAG TTATTACCCCAGAGGTGCAGCTGGCTGTATGTCATGAACAATGTGCTGATGTCTATCTCAG GGAAATCATCGCAGCTGTGCTCCCAGAGGCTGACCACCCTGTTTGATCATCGCAGACACCTGCCGAAGAGGCAGGGCCACCTGTCCATCAACACCCACCGCCTTACCGAGAGGATCAACTCAAG AAGGTTTTCTGTGTCTGGAAAGATACCAGACACCAAAGGCTGTCGACGCTGCAGCGTTG TGCGTAACCCGTACACTGACAGCACATTTTTGTGTGCTGTTGTACCAACTGGCCTTGTCCTACTGCTGTGGTACGAGCCCCTGCAGAAGTTCATGCAACTCAAG CATATCGCTGTGAGTCTCCCAGAAAGCCTCCCCATCTTTGAACTGCTTGTCCTGGAGAAAGAGGAGTTGCcacag